A window from Pseudomonas sp. MRSN 12121 encodes these proteins:
- a CDS encoding sigma-54 dependent transcriptional regulator, with protein sequence MLNSVLLVDDEASIRTAVEQWLSLSGFQVQLFSRAEDCLARLPRDFPGVLLSDVRMPGMSGLELLKQVQLRDADLPVILLTGHGDVPMAVEAMRDGAYDFLEKPFSPETLLSSLRRALDKRSLVLENRRLHEQADAREKIDSTLLGVSRALQTLRRQVVDLAALPVNVLIRGETGSGKELVARCLHDFGPRADKPFVALNCAAIPEQLFEAELFGHESGAFTGAQGKRVGKLEYADGGTLFLDEIESMPLAQQVKLLRVLQEQKLERLGSNQSIKVDLRIVAATKPDLLDEARAGRFREDLAYRLNVAQLRLPPLRERREDIPLLYEHFAQAAAERLGRSAKPLNGGQLSRLLGHDWPGNVRELANVAERQVLGLGEPEPEAIEPGQSLAAQQEAFEAQCLRAALTRHRGDIKAVLNELQLPRRTFNEKMQRHGLAREMFLGEE encoded by the coding sequence ATGTTGAATTCGGTGCTGTTGGTGGATGACGAAGCCAGCATTCGTACCGCCGTCGAACAATGGCTGAGCCTGTCGGGCTTCCAGGTGCAGCTGTTCAGCCGCGCCGAGGATTGCCTGGCGCGGCTGCCCCGGGACTTTCCCGGGGTGCTGCTCAGCGACGTGCGCATGCCCGGCATGAGCGGCCTGGAGTTGCTCAAGCAGGTACAACTGCGCGATGCCGATCTGCCGGTGATCCTGCTCACCGGGCACGGCGACGTGCCGATGGCGGTCGAGGCCATGCGCGATGGCGCCTACGACTTCCTGGAAAAACCCTTCAGCCCGGAAACCCTGCTGAGCAGCCTGCGCCGGGCCCTGGACAAGCGCAGCCTGGTCCTGGAAAACCGGCGCCTGCACGAACAGGCCGATGCCCGGGAAAAAATCGACTCGACCCTGCTCGGTGTGTCCCGGGCGTTGCAGACCCTGCGGCGCCAGGTGGTCGACCTGGCGGCGTTGCCGGTCAATGTGCTGATCCGCGGCGAGACCGGCAGCGGCAAGGAGCTGGTCGCGCGCTGCCTGCACGATTTCGGCCCGCGCGCCGACAAGCCCTTTGTCGCCCTGAACTGCGCGGCGATTCCCGAGCAGTTGTTCGAGGCCGAGCTGTTCGGCCATGAAAGCGGCGCCTTTACCGGCGCCCAGGGCAAACGCGTCGGCAAGCTGGAATACGCCGACGGCGGCACCCTGTTCCTCGACGAGATCGAAAGCATGCCCCTGGCCCAGCAGGTCAAGCTGCTGCGGGTGTTGCAGGAACAGAAACTCGAACGCCTGGGGTCCAACCAGAGCATCAAGGTCGATCTGCGGATCGTTGCCGCGACCAAGCCGGACCTGCTCGACGAAGCGCGGGCCGGGCGCTTTCGCGAAGACCTGGCCTACCGCCTGAACGTCGCGCAACTGCGCCTGCCACCTTTGCGCGAGCGGCGCGAAGACATTCCGCTGCTGTACGAACACTTCGCCCAGGCCGCCGCCGAGCGCCTGGGCCGCAGCGCCAAGCCGCTGAACGGTGGGCAGTTGAGCCGCCTGCTCGGCCACGACTGGCCCGGCAACGTGCGCGAGCTGGCCAACGTCGCCGAGCGCCAGGTGCTCGGTCTCGGCGAGCCCGAGCCGGAAGCCATCGAGCCCGGCCAGTCCCTGGCGGCGCAGCAGGAAGCCTTCGAGGCGCAATGCCTGCGTGCCGCGCTGACTCGGCACAGGGGCGATATCAAGGCGGTGCTCAATGAACTGCAACTGCCACGCCGCACCTTCAATGAAAAGATGCAGCGCCATGGGCTGGCGCGGGAGATGTTTCTTGGCGAGGAGTGA
- a CDS encoding MFS transporter yields MDNSQTLPLGSAAAPAKEKTTASRLKSIFSGSVGNMVEWYDWYVYAAFSLYFAKVFFPKGDTTAQLLNTAAIFAVGFLMRPIGGWLMGLYADRKGRKAALMASVLLMCFGSLIIALTPGYETIGVGAPILLVLARLMQGLSVGGEYGTSATYLSEMATKERRGFFSSFQYVTLISGQLIALAVLIVLQNVLTTEQLQSWGWRIPFGIGALCAVVALYLRRGMEETESFTKKKEKPKESLMRTLLRHPKELMTVVGLTMGGTLAFYTYTTYMQKYLVNTVGMSISDSTTISAATLFLFMCLQPVIGALSDKIGRRPILIAFGILGTIFTVPILTTLHTVQSWWGAFFLIMAALIIVSGYTSINAVVKAELFPTEIRALGVGLPYALTVSIFGGTAEYIALWFKSVGMETGYYWYVTGCIAVSLLVYITMKDTRKHSRIETD; encoded by the coding sequence ATGGATAACTCGCAAACCCTGCCTCTTGGGTCGGCAGCTGCGCCTGCCAAAGAAAAGACCACCGCCAGTCGCCTGAAATCGATCTTCAGCGGCTCGGTCGGCAACATGGTCGAGTGGTACGACTGGTACGTCTACGCCGCCTTCTCGCTGTACTTCGCCAAAGTCTTCTTCCCCAAGGGCGACACCACCGCCCAATTGCTGAACACCGCGGCGATCTTCGCCGTGGGCTTCCTGATGCGTCCGATCGGCGGCTGGCTGATGGGCCTCTACGCCGACCGCAAGGGCCGCAAGGCCGCCTTGATGGCCTCGGTGCTGCTGATGTGCTTCGGCTCGCTGATCATCGCCCTGACCCCCGGCTATGAAACCATCGGCGTCGGCGCCCCGATCCTGCTGGTCCTCGCGCGCCTGATGCAGGGCCTGTCGGTGGGCGGCGAATACGGCACCTCGGCCACCTACCTCAGCGAGATGGCGACCAAGGAACGCCGTGGTTTCTTCTCCAGCTTCCAGTACGTGACCCTGATCTCCGGCCAGCTCATCGCCCTGGCGGTGCTGATCGTGCTGCAGAACGTCCTGACCACCGAGCAGCTGCAATCCTGGGGCTGGCGGATTCCGTTCGGCATCGGCGCGCTGTGCGCGGTCGTCGCCCTGTATCTGCGCCGCGGCATGGAAGAAACCGAGTCCTTCACCAAGAAGAAGGAAAAGCCGAAAGAGAGCCTGATGCGCACCCTGCTGCGTCATCCGAAGGAACTGATGACCGTGGTCGGCCTGACCATGGGCGGCACCCTGGCCTTCTACACCTACACCACCTACATGCAGAAGTACCTGGTGAACACCGTCGGCATGAGCATCTCCGACTCGACCACCATTTCGGCGGCGACCCTGTTCCTGTTCATGTGCCTGCAACCGGTGATCGGCGCGCTGTCGGACAAGATCGGCCGGCGTCCGATCCTGATCGCCTTCGGGATCCTCGGCACAATCTTCACCGTGCCGATCCTCACTACCCTGCACACGGTGCAGAGCTGGTGGGGCGCGTTCTTCCTGATCATGGCCGCGCTGATCATCGTCAGCGGCTATACCTCGATCAACGCCGTGGTCAAGGCCGAGCTGTTCCCGACCGAAATCCGCGCCCTGGGCGTGGGCCTGCCCTACGCGCTGACCGTGTCGATCTTCGGCGGCACCGCCGAATACATCGCCCTGTGGTTCAAGAGCGTCGGCATGGAAACCGGGTACTACTGGTATGTCACCGGCTGCATCGCGGTGTCGCTGCTGGTCTACATCACCATGAAAGACACCCGCAAACACTCGCGGATCGAAACTGACTGA
- a CDS encoding membrane protein, protein MNKLPQITLAFWVMKICATTLGETAGDLLSMTLNVGYAVSSMILISVFLLTLVTQLFSKTYNPVLYWIVILSTSTAGTTMSDFMDRTLDLGYATGSAILIAILLAIFAVWRLSGDPLNVNKIQTLRGELFYWAAILFSNTLGTALGDYLADDSGLGFAGGALLIGSTIAVVVLLKYFTKISSVLLFWVAFVLTRPFGATLGDFLTKPHEKGGLDFGTIGSSAVLAGILLVMIVGASYYKSRGERQVAAELG, encoded by the coding sequence ATGAATAAACTCCCTCAGATCACCCTGGCGTTCTGGGTCATGAAAATCTGCGCGACGACCCTCGGCGAAACCGCTGGCGACTTGTTGTCGATGACCCTGAACGTCGGTTACGCCGTCAGCTCGATGATCCTGATCAGCGTGTTCCTGCTGACCCTGGTCACCCAGCTGTTCTCCAAAACCTACAATCCGGTGCTGTACTGGATCGTGATCCTCTCCACCAGCACCGCCGGCACCACCATGTCGGACTTCATGGACCGTACCCTGGACCTGGGGTATGCCACCGGCTCGGCCATCCTGATCGCGATCCTGCTGGCGATCTTCGCGGTCTGGCGCTTGAGCGGCGACCCGCTCAACGTCAACAAGATCCAGACCCTGCGCGGCGAGCTGTTCTATTGGGCGGCGATCCTGTTCTCCAACACCCTGGGCACGGCGCTGGGGGATTACCTGGCGGACGATTCGGGCCTGGGCTTTGCCGGCGGGGCGCTGCTGATCGGCTCGACCATCGCCGTGGTGGTACTGCTCAAGTACTTCACCAAGATCTCGTCGGTCCTGCTGTTCTGGGTGGCTTTCGTGCTGACCCGGCCGTTCGGCGCGACCCTGGGCGACTTCCTGACCAAGCCCCATGAAAAGGGCGGCCTGGATTTCGGCACCATCGGCTCGTCGGCGGTACTGGCGGGGATTCTGCTGGTGATGATTGTCGGGGCGTCGTACTACAAGAGCCGTGGCGAGCGGCAGGTGGCGGCGGAACTGGGGTGA
- a CDS encoding flavin reductase family protein: MPEDIHYYEPAQGHGLPHDPFNAIVGPRPIGWISSQDPQGRLNLAPYSFFNAFNYIPPIVGFASVGRKDSLNNIEQTGEFAWNLATRPLAEQMNQSCAAVPAEVDEFALAGLTPVASKVIGVPRVAESPVSFECKVTQIIQLRRADQEPVPTWLILGEVVAVHIARRLLKEGIYDTAAAEPILRGGGPADYFQLGPEALFKMFRPGANR, from the coding sequence ATGCCTGAAGACATTCATTACTACGAACCCGCCCAGGGCCACGGCCTGCCCCACGACCCGTTCAACGCCATCGTCGGTCCGCGACCGATCGGCTGGATTTCCTCACAGGACCCGCAGGGCCGGCTGAACCTCGCGCCCTACAGTTTTTTCAACGCCTTCAACTACATCCCGCCGATCGTCGGTTTCGCCAGCGTCGGGCGCAAAGACAGCCTGAACAACATCGAGCAGACCGGCGAGTTCGCCTGGAACCTCGCCACCCGCCCGTTGGCCGAACAGATGAACCAGAGCTGCGCGGCGGTGCCCGCCGAGGTCGACGAGTTCGCACTGGCCGGGCTGACACCCGTGGCCTCGAAGGTGATTGGCGTACCGCGGGTAGCCGAAAGCCCGGTGTCCTTCGAATGCAAGGTCACGCAGATCATTCAACTGCGGCGTGCGGATCAGGAGCCGGTGCCCACCTGGCTGATCCTCGGCGAAGTAGTCGCCGTGCATATCGCCAGGCGGTTGCTCAAGGAAGGGATATACGACACCGCCGCGGCAGAACCTATTCTGCGCGGCGGCGGGCCGGCAGATTATTTCCAGCTGGGGCCGGAGGCCTTGTTCAAGATGTTCCGCCCCGGGGCGAACCGGTAG
- a CDS encoding putative quinol monooxygenase: MSINIPVSHMAFLRARAGRSTELGARLSSLIEPSRQSAGCLQFALQHSQCDADLWLVSGFWSSQEAMTDYFCSPAMAIFTELVQDLVVNSLDFHTFKDVSAAQAAGEYVQPERGSLHQLAS; encoded by the coding sequence ATGTCCATAAATATTCCCGTCAGCCACATGGCATTCCTCCGCGCTCGCGCCGGTCGCTCAACAGAGTTGGGAGCCCGCCTGAGCAGTCTGATCGAACCCTCCCGCCAGTCTGCAGGTTGCCTGCAGTTCGCCCTGCAGCATTCGCAATGTGACGCCGACCTGTGGCTGGTATCGGGGTTCTGGAGCAGCCAGGAGGCGATGACCGATTACTTCTGCTCGCCCGCCATGGCGATCTTCACCGAGCTGGTCCAGGACCTGGTGGTCAACAGCCTGGATTTCCATACCTTCAAGGATGTGTCGGCAGCCCAGGCCGCAGGCGAATACGTGCAGCCGGAGCGCGGATCGCTACACCAGCTGGCCAGTTGA
- a CDS encoding AraC family transcriptional regulator, protein MSSLETLPPPLDAEMEKQRAELAGIIARNTAEDGSYATAIQSLFVSRYSHSHDFASVLAQPALCIMAQGRKEVRLADEHFNYDPLNYLVVSVSMPLSGRLSDVSPLEPVLALRLDIDPAEISALIADAGPLGVPNRPVGRGLYVERLDTPMLDAVLRLTRLLDTPKDIAMLAPLIRREILYRLLRSPQGHRLYEIAIANSQGHRVSQAIKWLNGNFEQPLRIDDLARGVNLSVSTLHHRFKAMTAMSPLQYQKQLRLQEARRLMLAEGLEASAAGYRVGYESPSQFSREYSRQFGAPPLRDMARLRSSV, encoded by the coding sequence ATGTCATCGCTTGAAACCCTGCCGCCGCCCCTGGACGCGGAGATGGAAAAACAGCGCGCGGAGCTCGCCGGGATCATTGCTCGCAACACCGCCGAAGACGGCAGCTATGCCACCGCGATCCAGTCGCTGTTCGTCTCCCGCTACAGCCACTCCCACGATTTCGCCTCGGTGCTGGCCCAGCCGGCACTGTGCATCATGGCCCAGGGGCGCAAGGAGGTCCGGCTGGCCGACGAGCATTTCAACTACGACCCGCTCAACTACCTGGTGGTCTCGGTCTCCATGCCCTTGAGCGGACGCCTGAGCGACGTGTCGCCGCTGGAGCCGGTCCTGGCCCTGCGCCTGGACATCGACCCGGCCGAGATCAGCGCGCTGATCGCCGATGCGGGGCCGCTGGGCGTGCCGAATCGTCCGGTCGGCCGCGGCCTGTATGTGGAGCGCCTGGACACGCCGATGCTCGACGCGGTCCTGCGCCTGACCCGCCTGCTGGATACGCCGAAAGACATCGCCATGCTCGCGCCGCTGATCCGTCGGGAAATCCTCTACCGGCTGCTGCGCAGCCCGCAGGGCCATCGGCTGTATGAGATCGCCATCGCCAACAGCCAGGGCCACCGGGTCAGCCAGGCCATCAAGTGGCTGAACGGCAACTTCGAGCAACCGCTGCGCATCGACGACCTGGCGCGAGGGGTGAACCTCAGCGTGTCGACCCTGCACCACCGCTTCAAGGCCATGACCGCCATGAGCCCGTTGCAGTACCAGAAGCAACTGCGCCTGCAGGAAGCCCGCCGGCTGATGCTGGCCGAAGGCCTGGAGGCGTCCGCCGCCGGTTATCGGGTCGGCTATGAAAGCCCCTCGCAGTTCAGCCGCGAATACAGCCGCCAGTTTGGCGCCCCGCCGCTGCGGGACATGGCGCGCCTGCGCAGCAGCGTCTGA
- a CDS encoding aldehyde dehydrogenase family protein, producing the protein MSQANLLHGLYIDGEWSAGGEPLTVINPSTEAPLAVVGGGDRHSVEQAVSAAQAALARWAATPGAERGAVLRRIAAGVAERRERLMQLQSSNNGKPQFEAAIDVDDVIATFEYYAGLAEALDAEDRDVPLPSDAFSARVRREPCGVVGLIVPWNFPMVTTAWKLAPALAAGCSVVLKPSEVTPLPELELAAIIAASGLPKGVFNLVCGTGLAVGAPLAADPRVAKISFTGSNAVGVQVMQRAAETIKGVSLELGGKSSLLVLADADLELAVELACGGGFFNAGQMCSATSRVLVADELADEFLLRLKARAEAIRVADPFDPEVEMGALVNQAQYRRVLAHIEQGRNAGARLVCGGERPAQLPRGYFLRPTIFTEVPLDSALWREEIFGPVLCVRSFASEEEAIALANDSEFGLVASVVGGDVGNAERVADALQAGLVWINAPQVIFPQTAWGGYKQSSIGRELGPWGLQAFQEIKHVVRAH; encoded by the coding sequence ATGAGCCAGGCCAACCTGTTGCACGGTCTGTACATCGACGGCGAATGGTCCGCCGGCGGCGAGCCGTTGACGGTGATCAACCCGTCCACCGAGGCGCCGCTGGCGGTGGTCGGCGGCGGCGATCGGCACAGCGTCGAGCAGGCGGTATCGGCCGCCCAGGCCGCGCTCGCCCGCTGGGCCGCCACCCCCGGGGCCGAGCGTGGCGCAGTCTTGCGGCGGATCGCCGCCGGTGTCGCCGAACGTCGCGAACGCCTGATGCAGCTGCAATCGAGCAACAACGGCAAGCCGCAATTCGAAGCGGCCATCGACGTCGACGACGTGATCGCCACCTTCGAGTATTACGCCGGCCTGGCCGAAGCCCTGGACGCCGAGGACCGTGACGTGCCGTTGCCCAGCGACGCGTTCAGCGCCCGTGTGCGCCGCGAACCCTGCGGGGTGGTCGGCCTGATCGTGCCGTGGAATTTCCCCATGGTCACCACCGCCTGGAAGCTCGCGCCCGCCCTGGCCGCCGGTTGCAGCGTGGTGCTCAAGCCCTCGGAGGTCACGCCGTTGCCGGAGCTGGAACTGGCCGCGATCATCGCCGCCAGCGGCCTGCCCAAGGGCGTGTTCAACTTGGTCTGCGGCACCGGGCTGGCGGTAGGCGCGCCTTTGGCGGCCGATCCGCGGGTGGCGAAGATTTCCTTCACCGGCAGCAATGCGGTCGGGGTCCAGGTCATGCAGCGCGCGGCGGAAACCATCAAGGGCGTGAGCCTGGAACTGGGCGGCAAGTCATCGCTGCTGGTGCTGGCCGATGCCGACCTGGAACTGGCGGTGGAGCTGGCGTGTGGAGGCGGTTTTTTCAACGCCGGGCAGATGTGCTCGGCCACCAGCCGGGTGCTGGTCGCCGACGAGCTGGCGGACGAATTTCTCTTGCGGTTGAAGGCACGGGCCGAAGCCATCCGGGTGGCGGACCCTTTCGATCCGGAGGTGGAAATGGGCGCCCTGGTCAACCAGGCGCAGTACCGGCGGGTGCTGGCCCATATCGAGCAGGGGCGCAATGCCGGGGCGCGGCTGGTGTGCGGTGGCGAGCGTCCGGCGCAGTTACCGCGCGGCTATTTCCTGCGGCCGACGATCTTCACCGAAGTGCCGCTGGACAGTGCCTTGTGGCGCGAGGAGATCTTCGGCCCGGTGCTGTGCGTGCGCAGTTTCGCCAGTGAAGAGGAGGCCATCGCGCTGGCCAACGACAGCGAGTTCGGCCTGGTGGCCAGCGTGGTCGGCGGCGATGTGGGCAATGCCGAGCGGGTCGCCGACGCCTTGCAGGCCGGGCTGGTATGGATCAACGCACCGCAGGTGATCTTTCCCCAGACCGCCTGGGGCGGCTACAAGCAGAGCAGCATCGGCCGCGAGTTGGGGCCGTGGGGGCTGCAAGCCTTCCAGGAGATCAAGCACGTGGTGCGCGCGCACTGA
- a CDS encoding 5-guanidino-2-oxopentanoate decarboxylase yields the protein MATCGEVLVKLLEGYGVEQVFGIPGVHTVELYRGLARSSIEHVTPRHEQGAGFMADGYARTSGKPGVCFIIPGPGMTNITTAMGQAYADSIPMLVISSVQSRSQLGGGRGKLHELPNQSALVSGVAAFSHTLMSAAELPGVLARAFALFQAGRPRPVHIEIPLDVLVEEADELLDSEPVSIAPAGAAPAAIARMVQALAGARRPLILAGGGAIDAAAPLTRLAELLQAPVALTINAKGMLPARHPLLIGSTQTLVATRALVADADVVLAIGTELAETDYDVTFAGGFKIPGALLRIDIDPDQTVRNYPPKIALVADSRSAAEALLVELAGQPLGERDHAWGATRAAALRNELDQQWDAPTRAQTRFLATVVEELPEIVIVGDSTQPVYTGNLTFNPEHPRRWFNASTGYGTLGYALPAAIGAWLGARAARRPVACLIGDGGLQFTLAELASAVEARTPVIVLLWNNQGYEEIKRYMVNRAIEPVGVDIYTPDFVGVAKALGCAAEAIDSVEGLRQALRAASDRQGPTLIEIDQAGWMRAVQA from the coding sequence ATGGCGACGTGCGGCGAAGTTCTGGTCAAGTTACTCGAAGGTTATGGCGTCGAGCAGGTGTTCGGCATTCCCGGGGTGCATACCGTCGAGCTGTATCGCGGGCTGGCCCGTTCGAGCATCGAGCATGTCACGCCGCGCCATGAGCAGGGCGCCGGTTTCATGGCCGACGGTTATGCGCGCACCAGCGGCAAGCCGGGTGTGTGTTTCATCATCCCCGGCCCGGGGATGACCAATATCACCACCGCGATGGGCCAGGCCTACGCCGATTCGATTCCGATGCTGGTCATCTCCAGCGTGCAATCGCGCAGCCAGCTCGGCGGCGGGCGGGGCAAGCTGCACGAACTGCCGAACCAGAGCGCCCTGGTGAGCGGCGTGGCGGCGTTCTCTCACACGCTGATGTCCGCGGCGGAACTGCCGGGCGTCCTGGCGCGTGCCTTCGCCTTGTTCCAGGCGGGCCGCCCGCGCCCGGTGCACATCGAGATTCCCCTCGATGTGCTGGTGGAGGAGGCCGATGAACTGCTCGACAGCGAGCCGGTGAGCATCGCCCCGGCCGGTGCCGCGCCGGCGGCCATTGCGCGAATGGTCCAGGCACTGGCTGGCGCGCGGCGGCCGCTGATCCTCGCCGGTGGCGGCGCGATCGATGCCGCGGCGCCCCTGACCCGCCTCGCCGAACTGCTGCAGGCGCCCGTGGCGCTGACCATCAACGCCAAGGGCATGCTGCCCGCGCGGCACCCGCTGCTGATCGGCTCGACCCAGACACTGGTGGCGACCCGAGCCCTGGTGGCCGATGCCGATGTGGTCCTGGCCATCGGCACCGAGCTGGCCGAAACCGATTACGACGTGACCTTCGCCGGCGGTTTCAAGATCCCCGGCGCCTTGCTGCGGATCGACATCGATCCCGACCAGACCGTGCGCAACTATCCGCCGAAAATCGCGCTGGTGGCCGACTCGCGCAGCGCGGCCGAGGCGCTGCTGGTCGAACTGGCCGGCCAGCCTCTGGGCGAGCGCGACCACGCCTGGGGCGCGACCCGTGCCGCGGCCCTGCGTAACGAACTGGACCAGCAATGGGATGCGCCGACCCGGGCGCAGACCCGCTTTCTCGCCACCGTGGTGGAGGAGCTGCCGGAGATCGTCATCGTCGGCGATTCGACGCAGCCGGTGTACACCGGCAACCTGACCTTCAACCCCGAACATCCGCGCCGCTGGTTCAACGCCTCGACCGGCTACGGCACCCTGGGTTATGCCTTGCCCGCCGCCATCGGCGCCTGGCTGGGCGCCCGCGCCGCGCGGCGGCCGGTGGCCTGCCTGATCGGCGATGGCGGCCTGCAATTCACCCTGGCGGAACTGGCCAGCGCCGTGGAAGCCCGTACGCCGGTGATCGTGCTGCTGTGGAATAACCAGGGCTATGAAGAAATCAAGCGGTACATGGTCAACCGCGCCATCGAACCGGTGGGCGTGGACATCTACACGCCGGATTTCGTCGGCGTGGCCAAGGCCCTGGGCTGCGCCGCCGAGGCCATCGACAGCGTCGAAGGACTGCGCCAGGCGTTGCGCGCGGCCAGCGATCGCCAGGGGCCGACCCTGATCGAAATCGACCAGGCCGGCTGGATGCGGGCGGTGCAGGCATGA
- a CDS encoding LysR substrate-binding domain-containing protein codes for MKRLPPLPALYTFLVTARCCNFTHAAERLHITQGAVSRQIAGLESHLGYALFQRQARGLSLTAEGREWLPRVEQVFGLISEAVEQVGGDRDTLQLKASTCVMRWLLPRLLQWQKERPDVPVRLTTTVQHGVDFSRERFDAAVIYGPPPSAALGAYHLFDEQLTPVCSRSLLEGAIPLETPSDLQQHMLLHPTLDTHDWNTWLKASGTVLNNLGKGQHFETLDLAMSVAAQGTGVAIGDRALIGEDLSAGRLVMPFELKVRTGLAYYLVHPDRAAPSPRLRELLDWLVEQAHTDSP; via the coding sequence ATGAAACGCCTTCCGCCCCTGCCCGCGCTGTACACCTTCCTGGTCACCGCCCGGTGCTGCAACTTCACCCACGCCGCCGAGCGGCTGCACATCACCCAGGGTGCGGTGAGCCGGCAGATCGCCGGGCTGGAGAGCCACCTGGGCTATGCCTTGTTCCAGCGCCAGGCCCGCGGCCTGAGCCTGACGGCCGAAGGCCGGGAATGGTTGCCACGGGTGGAACAGGTGTTCGGCCTGATCAGCGAAGCGGTGGAACAGGTCGGCGGCGACCGCGACACCCTGCAACTCAAGGCCTCCACCTGTGTGATGCGCTGGCTGCTGCCGCGCCTGCTGCAATGGCAGAAAGAGCGTCCGGACGTGCCCGTGCGGTTGACCACCACGGTGCAGCACGGGGTCGACTTCAGCCGCGAGCGATTCGACGCCGCGGTGATCTACGGCCCGCCGCCGTCCGCGGCCTTGGGCGCCTATCATCTGTTCGACGAACAGCTGACGCCGGTGTGCTCACGATCGTTGCTGGAAGGGGCGATACCGCTCGAGACGCCGTCCGATCTGCAACAGCACATGCTGTTGCATCCCACCCTCGATACCCATGACTGGAACACCTGGCTGAAAGCCTCGGGAACGGTGCTGAACAACCTCGGCAAGGGGCAGCATTTCGAAACCCTGGACCTGGCGATGTCCGTGGCGGCCCAGGGCACGGGCGTGGCCATCGGCGACCGGGCATTGATTGGCGAAGACCTGAGCGCCGGGCGGCTGGTCATGCCATTTGAATTGAAGGTGCGCACCGGCCTGGCTTACTACCTGGTCCACCCCGATCGCGCGGCGCCGTCGCCGCGATTGCGCGAGCTGCTCGACTGGCTGGTGGAGCAGGCCCACACGGATTCCCCGTAG
- a CDS encoding NAD(P)-dependent oxidoreductase — protein sequence MSKIAIIGATGRAGSQLLEEALRRGHSVTAIARNPAKIGQRAGVVSKAVDALDSAALQAAVAGHDVVISAAHFSTLPAKAVIDPVKKAGVKRLLVVGGAGSLLLPDGSRVIDAAGFPAEYKAEATAGSAFLDTLRQEKELDWSFLSPSAEFVEGERSATFRLGQDHLLVSAEGRSWITFADYAIALIDEVETPKHSRQRFTVGY from the coding sequence ATGAGCAAGATCGCAATCATTGGTGCCACCGGCCGTGCCGGTAGCCAACTGCTGGAAGAAGCCCTGCGTCGCGGTCACAGCGTTACCGCGATCGCCCGCAACCCGGCGAAGATCGGCCAGCGCGCCGGTGTGGTGAGCAAGGCCGTCGATGCGCTGGACAGCGCCGCGTTGCAGGCGGCGGTCGCCGGTCACGATGTGGTGATCAGCGCGGCGCATTTTTCCACCCTGCCGGCCAAGGCGGTGATCGACCCGGTGAAAAAGGCCGGGGTCAAGCGCCTGCTGGTGGTGGGCGGCGCGGGTTCGCTGCTGTTGCCCGACGGCAGCCGGGTGATCGATGCCGCCGGGTTCCCGGCCGAGTACAAGGCCGAAGCCACGGCCGGCAGTGCGTTTCTCGATACCCTGCGCCAGGAAAAGGAACTGGACTGGAGCTTCCTGTCGCCATCGGCGGAGTTCGTCGAAGGCGAGCGCAGCGCGACATTCCGCCTGGGCCAGGACCACCTGCTGGTCAGCGCCGAAGGCAGGAGCTGGATCACCTTCGCCGACTACGCCATCGCCTTGATCGATGAAGTGGAAACACCGAAGCATTCCCGCCAGCGTTTCACCGTCGGTTACTAA